The following is a genomic window from Stegostoma tigrinum isolate sSteTig4 chromosome 24, sSteTig4.hap1, whole genome shotgun sequence.
AGTAATGTAAATAGGGAGTATGTGAATAAAcccacaatcaaaaataattCACATTTATTAATGATAAAGTAAATCAATATTGCATCTCAAGTATGATCTGTAAAATGTGGCTAATTAATTGTTAGGGCTAACAGAAGGTTTTTGATTAATGAAATGTCTTGCAAAATCCTTCTCTAAGCTTCAGTCCTTCTGTATGGTCTGCATCAGGATACTGCAATGAAGCTAACAAAATCAACAGTTACTTATGGGAATAGGTATTAAAACATACACTAAGTAACCGTGGTTATCATATAACAGTGTTAACAAATTGCAAGAGTATACAATGACCTCTCCAGGGCATGATTTTTATTCCCCCACTTTGTTTGGTGTCACAAACCAGACTTCTAAAAACCCAATAATATTACATGCCTTCTCATTCATTACTGCCTCATTGATAAACTTCCTTTCTGTAACTAtaacttgggggggggggggggcgggaataaacattcctttttatttaaatttctaaACAAAAGTGTGCATGAGGTTTTGCAGGTAGTGCCGATTTTCAATCATACTCAAAAAACACAAAGTAAGAAACAAAATTGACAAACCAAGCAAACTATTAAAATTCAAGAAATTTGACCTTACATCACTTTTAATGATTTCTTGCCACTGCATTTTCTTTTTGCTAAAGTGACACTCATTTCAGGCAACAGCAGAAAGAATTAACAAGCAAAAACCAGCATGGTTTCAAACACCTCCCTGATCTCTTCGAAAGGGGACAGGGGGCAGCTGGATTTCGGTGTGTACATTTTATGCAAGTAATAAAATATTACTATAACAAAAATATTAATGTGACTCTGCAGTCTGTCTTTTATAAGATACAACAAAAAAGTACTAAAACAAACATTGTTTGAACTGCTTTAACATAACCCCAATGAGAGCTACAGGATAAAAGAAAGTTTCAAATATGTTTATGCAATAAATACAAGGGGGAAATTCACATggaaattatattaaaatatcCTCTGGGAATTAGTAAGCGTACAAAAAAAATCTCCAGAAAAAATCATTAAATTCCAAAAACAAATACATATGTATACATATTCAACATATTTACATATTACATAGTGGTACAGTAAAAAAAAGCAGGCAATTATTTTTTCCCAATTTACTTAACGTCACTTTTTTCACTGCTTTAGGTCCTAAGTACTGTTTAATTCACCAAATTTAACTTTTTTCCCCAAACTTTCTTTTGATAAACTGTAAACATTCTAACACATATAATATACACTTTATTTTGGCAATTTTTGTCTATGTGTTTCAATTTTAAGAGGAAATATACAAGGTCAGTATCTTAGATGTGTGAAAAAGTACTATTCTGGATAAATCCggattaaaacaaaacagaattgttTGGTAGGAGAACCCCATCATTTTTGTTCCACGCCTCAAATGGCAAATTAGTAGCGGTATAGCTACTTGCAATGGTTAAGGACTTCACTTCAATGCACCTTTCACTCCTGTATCTGCGCAGAAAATAGACACGCGACTGTAGGAGTGGAGATATTTTGTGGTAACCTGTTCTTTTAATTCCTGAGatttgggggggcgggggggtttAATTCACGTCCCATGAGAGTTGAGAGCCTGCAGATAACACTGGAACCGTGCCACTCAAACTTGTTTGTTATACTAACATATCTtgtaaacacagaaaaataagtcGAAGTTAAATTATTGTTGCGTTAACAAAACTGTCGGTGGACGAAATGGATTTACAATGCGTCATCTCACTTCAGCTTAAGTACATTTTGACAGCAACAAGGAGTCCATCATTTCTGCTTTTAGGTCGTTTTGCTTTCCAATCGGGTAAACTAAATGCGAACTCAGTTTTGGACTATTGAAATCACTTCTCCTCGCTTGTTTCCGCTGGGACCTAACATTTAAAGacacattgttttgttttgtcgACTGCTGTTAGCTCCTTTGATCTCTCAAACTCATCTCAACTTGTTTAATACGTTAATGACATAAAAAACCCTGCGTACGGAGATTTCAAACTTCAATCGGACTGACTTCCCTCCAGTTTTCAATAACTTACTGATTGAACTGAGTTTAGGGCAAGACGGTTCAAATCAGGGTTTGTTCTCTGAGCCCTAAGTGATGGCTGTAAAACATTACGATTTATCTGGAATGCCAGACCACTTCTCCAGTGAATCGATTtggaattttatttaaaatcacaaaaagGCTCGCCAGCGCCAATAACTCACGAGATACCTCTGAGGGTGAACTACAGATAAATAAATCTTTGACCATATCCGTGGCTAGCTCTTTTCCGAAATAATAAATACAAGCTTTTTCCCCACCACCAGACTCCCTGATTTAACACGGCAGCCGCTGGAGGCGGACACTTCGATGACCATCTCACTTTCTGTTTAAACTCAGCTCATTCTCACCCAGTTCCGAAAAGCCGCTGCCTTTCAGGATCCCCGTGAAATAATTCAGCCGCGAACAGATATTTTCATTTCTCTTACAACTTATCCATGTCATTTAGCTACGAAAAAAAATTATTGTTCTACAGCAGGGGGAAATAACCACTCGGTTTACCACATTAAATGCATGAAacgtgtttctcgctctctctcctaaGTATGAGTACAGCACAGTGCTCAATCAACATTTTTTGCGGCACTGGCTAGTTCCCTTTTtcagacagtttttttttgctttgtaaaATCCAGTTTGTGTCTTTTATTTTAGTCTTTTGTTTTCTTGGCAGGGGTGTGGAATATGTGGAACAGTCATTGGACAGGGGTCTGAAGTGTGTGATGCAGCGGCGGAGTGTCCCTTTGTGAATATACATCCTCCATGCCTGGGTGGCCGGGAATTCCGGCCGGGGTCATTCGCTTTTCCTTTTGTCTTCTGTTACAAAACCAAACTCTGACCACTTCTTTCTCCAACTGCAGGCTGTCAGCCAAGCTGCTGATCTCATGAGCCGAGGGCTTGGGGCACTTTAAGAAGTGGTTCTCCAACGCTCCTTTCACCCCAATCTCTATAGACGTCCGCTTCTTCCTCTTCCGTCCCTGCGCGGCGATCTTGTCTATGCTGGTGGGGCTCCCTGAGGTCGAGTCGGTCTCCTCCAGCCACTTGTTCAGCAGCGGCTTCAGTTTGCACATGTTCTTGAAGCTGAGCTGCAGGGCTTCGAACCTGCAGATTGTGGTCTGCGAGAAGACATTGCCGTACAGAGTGCCCAGAGCCAAGCCCACGTCCGCCTGGGTGAAGCCCAGCTTGATCCGTCTTTGTTTGAACTGCTTTGCAAAGTGCTCCAAGTCATCCGAGGTGGGGGCGTCGTCATCCGAGTGCTCCTGGTGGTGCTGCGGGGGGTGCTCGGGGTGGCTGTCATGACCGCCTGGGTCATCGTGGAGAGCGTCCGTCAAGCCGTGGTGGAGACTCGGGGTGGCCGGGCTCAGCATGCCATTCAGGCTGCTGAATCCCGGCTGCGAGTAGATGAGGGGCTGGTGCCCGTTGGATGAAGGAGGCATCCCTGGGatgggaggtggtggaggaggtgccGCCGTCGGACCCCAGGCTGCCCCGGGGTGGCTGGCGTGAGTCTGCTGGTGCACCATGTGGTGAGCTCGGTGGTGCAGCCCATTGCCCAGATCGTCTCTCGGCGGTGCCTGCACGCTGGCCTTGCCGGGATCCTGCTGCCCGAGGTGGGAGGCGGTGACCCAAGGTGCCCCGTCCGTCACCGAAGACAGCCACTggtggctgtgggaaatggggtgccCGCTGCCGCTCAGGCCGTGCAGGTAGTCACTCTGAACCATCTTCTGCACCTCCCGGTAGGTCGTCCCTGGATGCATCCTATCCGAGTCCGGGTGCACCAACGAGTTGGAGTGGAGCGAGTTATTCCTGGGAATGTAGTGAGCCGAAGCTGTGGTGGCCATGACTCGCACTTCCAAACTGCTCAGCTGCCGGCGACTTTGGCCAGCTTTAGCAGGAGCCCAGGCTGGGGCAGCGGGAGGGGAGGGAGCATGAGGAAGAGGCGGAGGGGGGGAGTGGAtggaggaaggagggagggaagcaaGGTGGAGGGTGCGGGGGGCGGCCCAACCACGTTCTGACTTCACCCCCCATCTTCCATTGGTTCAGCTCAACCGACTGACAACCAATCCCCTCCCTGACCCTACTCTGATTGGTGGAGAACCACACCGCCTCCAAGGGGGCTGTCCCACCTTGCCAATCTTATTggtcagtctgcctccccctagAACCAACCGCTCTGATTGGACAGTTCCCGGCGTGATTGACAGAGCGTTTGTGTGGGGGGCGTGGGGATTACAACTTTACAGTCGATTGGTCGCTGACGGTGGATTTCGGGCTTCAGGTCCCACCCTCTTCGAGACCCGATTGGTCCGCCTCCTCCGGACGCAGTGATTTTAGGTGACCACGTGGGTGGACAGAAACTAACCTCCCAGTGATCTCcattcaacaacaacaacaacaaaagtaATGATAAAAGATTGCGGAAATGGCTGGGCAATGCACAGAGACAATACAAATGAGCGCAGTGAAGACATCCCGCGTTTGTTTTCTCTGTCAGCCGCAAGTGTCCTCAACTGAAGCGCCTCGCCTGCCAATTCTTCACTCCCACCTTTGATCTGATCTTATTTTGTTCTTGTctctttcactcccttccccGTCCCCCACTCCGATTATTGTTATTGGTTTATTTCGAGAAAATCGGCCTGAAACTCGTAAACAGACGAGATACCTCGCCAACACTTCCAGCGCCAACTGTTAAATCGAAgtagcttttttttgtttgctgaaCTTCTACTAAAAAAAGTTATCCTTTCAAGATCGCTACCGATTGCCACACGCAGCCCATTACTGTGTTGATTTAGGGTAGCTAAATGTTTTCCATAAATAGAACCAGAAATAGCATCAAAAAGAGAAATGGTTTCTGCATAAATCGTTGCTTTGCATCTGTCATCATATTCGCAACAAAGAAgggttgtatgtgtgtgagagaaataaaatgtcactTGTCCTCCCGAATCTCCATTTGTAGTGACCAGAATCGAGATCATTAGGTCTGGTTTATCATCCGAACAATTCATCCTGATAAATGACTGAAGtttctaatttgttttttttttaatcgcTAATACTTATATCCCCCCAGCCCGCGGGGATTCGTTTCCATCTTTACAGAGCTGCTTGATTATTTTTCTATTCACGTTTTTTTTTGCCCCACAGCCAATTACCAATTCTATGAATTGCAAAACAGCATTCAGTGcaggtctccctgctgcaggggAAGTCTCTTATAAACACAAGCACGTCCTTTAATGTTAATTTAGGGCATTTTAATGTTAGATCGTAGTTTGCAAGGCACCATAACTCTAGACGCACATACACGTTTTACATCAGCCCTTAATTCCCATTAGTCCCGCAAATCTCAACGTGGATGTATCTAACCCTCGTATTTTTGCGCCTTTCTATGGCTTGCAAGTCCTAGTCATTCGGCGGACTCTCATTACGATGCAGAGCGCTTGGGGTAGATGGTAAGTTTCCACACTTCACAGACTAGAATTTGATTGACACTTATTAGGAAATATTAGTTCCACTCGCCTTAAAACTccgagcaagttttttttttaactggaggTTGATGTCTTGTCAAGTTTTGAATTAGAAATATGtagatgtatttttttaaaatattcaatcgGCGCATAGTTTTCCAAAAAGCGGTTTCTGTTGTgtgaaatatatttaaataatattgtgtGATTGGATGCTTGCAATTGCCTACCTGCAGGCTGTCTCTCTGTCGCTCTTCTTAACATTGCCCTGTCTCTCTGGTTCccgtgcatttttttttcttttgtacgCATCGATTAATGTGACTTTCGCTCATTTACAGTTTCACAGAGAAGTGGGATTTATTTTAGACAGGAAGAACTGGGGTTAG
Proteins encoded in this region:
- the pou3f1 gene encoding POU domain, class 3, transcription factor 1 — encoded protein: MATTASAHYIPRNNSLHSNSLVHPDSDRMHPGTTYREVQKMVQSDYLHGLSGSGHPISHSHQWLSSVTDGAPWVTASHLGQQDPGKASVQAPPRDDLGNGLHHRAHHMVHQQTHASHPGAAWGPTAAPPPPPPIPGMPPSSNGHQPLIYSQPGFSSLNGMLSPATPSLHHGLTDALHDDPGGHDSHPEHPPQHHQEHSDDDAPTSDDLEHFAKQFKQRRIKLGFTQADVGLALGTLYGNVFSQTTICRFEALQLSFKNMCKLKPLLNKWLEETDSTSGSPTSIDKIAAQGRKRKKRTSIEIGVKGALENHFLKCPKPSAHEISSLADSLQLEKEVVRVWFCNRRQKEKRMTPAGIPGHPGMEDVYSQRDTPPLHHTLQTPVQ